The window GCCAATGACAGGGCGGCCATCGAATTGGTCGTGCGGCACGCCTTTGCCTTTGACCCAACTGCGGTAGGCAAAGCCATCACGGTCTTGGCGGCCAAACCATTGTTGGCTGCGCAGGTCTTCGGGTTTTTTCTTAGGGCTTTGTGTCATGGGTCTGATGCTTTGAAAAAGTGGGTTGCGAGTAGAAATATTATCGTATGATGATAAGGTAAATGCATCGATTTGTGCAAAAAACGGCACTCGTGCAAACCCTCAAACCTATAGACCCCGAAGGGGTTTGTCCTTTTATGTCCTGGAGCATTCGCCATGAGCATTCACCATCCTGAAGTTGTTGTCACCTCTCGCATTCCGCCGTTTTTGACCACGGGCTTGCAAGAAAATTTTGTGGTGCACGAACGTGATCACATTCGCGACCGCCAAGTCTTTGGCCGGGTTCGTGCCTTGGTGGGGGGCGGTGAGTCCAAAATTGATGCGGCCTACATGGCTTTGTTCCCTGCACTCGAAATGATTTCGGTGTGCGGCGTAGGCTACGACGGCGTCGATGTGGTCGCTGCTAAAAAGCGCGGCATCATGGTGACGCACACCCCTGACGTGCTCAATGACGATGTGGCCGATTTGGCTTTGGGTTTGCTGCTGTCCGTAGCGCGCAAAATCCCAGCCGCCGATCGCTTCACGCGCAATGCCGATTGGTTAGATGGGCCTTTTCAATTGACACGTAAATTGACTGGCGCCAAATTGGGCATTGTGGGCATGGGCCGCATTGGCCAAGCCATTGCCAAGCGCGCTGCGGCCTTCGACATGGACATCAGTTATCACACCCGCAGCCAGCGCAACGATGTGGCCTATCAGTATGTGGCCAATCTGGTGGATTTGGCCTCGAAGGTGGACTTTTTGGTGGCCATTACCCCAGGCGGTGCGGGCACCAAAAATTTGATCAATGCTGAAGTTTTGAAAGCCCTCGGCCCTCAAGGCTTCTTGGTCAACGTAGCCCGCGGCTCCGTGGTGGATCAGACCGCCTTGATTGAGGCCCTGCAAAAGAAAACCATCGCAGGCGCAGGCTTGGATGTGTTTGTGGACGAACCCAATGTGCCCGCTGAACTTCGCAAGCTCGACAACGTGGTGCTCACGCCCCACATCGCCAGTGGCACCGTCGAAACGCGCAAAGCCATGTCGGCTTTGGCGCTGGCCAATTTAGCGGCCCACTTTGCGGGCCAGCCTGTCAAAACACCTGTGCCGGAGTGCCGTACTTGATCAAAAATGTCCACGGCAATACCGTCGATTTTTTAGGGGAAGCCATCGTTGCCGGCAGGTACCCTGTCGGTGGCAGTTTGCCGCCCGAGCCAGTGCTGTGCGAGCAATTGGGCGTGAGTCGAACAGTCATTCGTGAGTCGGTCAAGTCATTGGTGGCCAAGGGTTTGATCTTCACCGGACCCAAAGTCGGTACGCGGGTCTTGGCAGAAGAGCACTGGAATTGGTTTGACACCGATGTGATTGCTTGGCAAGCCAAAGCGGGGCTCACGCCAGAGTTCTTGCGAGATTTGCAGGAGCTGCGCCGGGTTGTCGAACCTGCCGCTGTGCGTTTGGCCGCAGAGCGCGCAACGCCAGCCGACATTGAAGGTGTATCAGCGGCTTACGATGGCATGAAGAAGGCCATTGAAGAGGGGGGTGATTACGTCACGCACGACATGCACTTTCACACGGGCATGTTGGTGGCCTCGCACAACCGCATGATTGTTCAAATGAGCAAAGCCTTGGGTGCTTTGCTTCGCACCAGTTTTGAAATTTCCACCACACGCAAAGACGCCCCCAAGGCCGCCTTGCCCTTGCACAAAGCCGTGCTGGATGCCGTGATTGCCAAAAACCCAGACAAGGCGGAAAAGGCCATTCGGGTGTTGATTGAGGGCGCACACCAAGACATGGAACATGTTTTAACCACGCGCCGTAAACTTCCCAGTTTGGCAGGTCCTGCCAAGCAGATCAAAGCGCCATGAGGCGCCCTACACATTCATTTTGCACATGACACATTTCACCAAAGTCGTTTTGTTCACCGACACCGATGGCAAAGCCCGCTTCAAAGAAGAAACATTGCCCATGGAAGAGGGCAACCCGCAAAGTCAGCTGACTGATATTTTTTCGGCCGAAGGCTACCAATTGCGCTACAGCCCTGTTGGCTTTAGAAGTCAATTTCACGTGACCGGCAAACCGCAATGGGTGTTCATCTTGTCTGGGCAAATGGAAATTGGTTTGCAAGACGGCACGTCACGTATTTTTTCTGCGGGCGATCATTTTTATTCTGCAGACACTTTGCCAGAGGGAGCGACGTTTGACCCTGCCGTCCATGGGCATTGGAGCAGGCAGGTGGGGGATGAACCTCTGAGAACTTTGTTTTTGAAGGATTGAGCTTTAGGCGCTTGGATCTTTCAAATTCCTCAGGGTCTGTAAATTTTGAACAATTGTTCTGGCCCAATGCTGAAATAGTCGGCGGGCCCACCGCCACGCATCACGTGTTGTGCGTTGGCTGTGTCGTAAATGCCATCGCTGATCAAGCGTTCTTCAATGTGAACGCCAATCACCTCGCCAAACACCATCCAAGTTTCAATCGATTCGCCTTGTAGATTTTTCATCTGCAAAATTTGAGTGCACTTGCACTCAAAGCTCACGGGGCTTTGCGCCACACGTGGCACCTTGATCAGTCGAGAGGGTGCTGTGGAAAGGCCAGCGATCTCAAACTCATTGACCTCTGGTGCCACTGCCTTGCACGTTTGGTTCATGGCTTCCACTTGAGGCTGCGTAACCAAGTTCCAAACAAATTCGCCAGTGGCTTCAATGTTGTTGAGCGAGTCTTTTCGGCCGATGCTAGAGAAGCCAATGAGCGGCGGCACGTAGTTGAAGGCGTTGAAAAAGCTGTAGGGTGCCAAATTCAAAACACCGTCTGCGCTTTGCGAAGAGATCCAGCCGATGGGCCGGGGACCCACAATGGCGTTGAAGGGGTCGTGCTTGAAAGGATGGCCTAGGCGAGGTTCGTAAAAATGTGTCATGGCTGTATTTTAAGAAGCGATCTTGATGAAGTTGGCTTGGCTGGCAATCTCTGAGCGAGCTTCATCGGACAAGCGATTGAGGTTTTTCAATTGCATCAGCATTCGTGGGTTTTTGGCCAAAACATCCACATGCCTGTTCAAGTAATCCCAATAGAGTGTGGTGAAGGGGCAAGCCGTATCTCCTGTGGCCAAGGCTGGATTGAATTTGCAGCCTTTGCAGTGGTTGCTCATGCGGTCGATGTATTTGCCACTGGCCACATAAGGCTTGCTGGCCATCACGCCACCATCGGCAAACTGGCTCATGCCCAAGGTGTTGGGCAACTCCACCCATTCCACGGCATCGACATAAACGCTCAAATACCATTCATGGACTTCTTTGGGCGCAACGCCCAACAGCAGTGCGTAAAGACCAGTGACCATCAAACGCTGGATGTGGTGGGCATAGCCGTGTTCCAAAGTTTGATGGATGGCGTCGCGCATGCAAGCCATGTCTGTTTTGCCCGTCCAATAAAACGCGGGCAGTTTGGCGGTGGCCTGCATTTCGTTGCGCTCAACGTACTCGGGCATCTGAGTCCAATAGATGCCGCGGACATATTCACGCCAACCCAAAACTTGTCGAATGAAACCTTCTGCAGCGGGCAAGGGGACCTGGCCTTGTTGGTAGGCTTTTTCGGCAGCTTCCACGACTTCTCTGGGATTGAGAAGTTTCAAATTCAGTGCGCTTGAAATGTGAGAGTGATACAACCACACTTCACCTTCCCACATGGCATCTTGGTACAAACCAAAGGAAGGCAAGCGGTGTTGTATGAAACTGTCTAAAGCTTGCAGCGCTTGATGTCGTGTCACGGGCCAGCCAAAGCTGCTGAGCGCGCCGGGGTTTTGTTGCAGTTTGTCTTTGACCAAGGCCATCACTTCCAAAGTGATCTCGTCGGGTTCAAACCTCAGGGGAGCTGGTAACTTGCCCGGACCTTGCTTGCCAAAACTGCCGCGGTTCTCTTCGTCAAAGTTCCATTGACCACCCACAGGCTTTTTGCCTTCCATCAAGACACCTGTCTTTTGGCGCAGTTCTCGGTAAAAGAATTCTTGACGCAATTGCTTGCGACCTTTGGCATGCTCAGCGAATTCACGCACCGTGCTGAAGAAATGTGTGTCGTCCCTGATCTCAAGGCTTAGGCCCTGTTGCTTTGCCACAGCGCGCAAACTTTGCAAGACGCGCCATTCTCCAGGTGCTGTGATCACCAGTTGCTGCGGTTGATGTGCCTGAATGGCTTTTTCAAGTTCGCCGGCCAAGGTGCCCGTGTTGTTGGCATCGTTTAAACGTGTGTAAAAAACGGGCCAGTTTTTGTCAAGCAAGCTTTTCGCGAAGTGCCGCATCGCACTCAGAAACAGCGTGCTGCGTTGCTTGGAGGAGGGCACATGGGTGGACTCCTCCATCACCTCTGCCATCCAAATGGCGTCTTGCTTGGGGTCGAAGTCAGCCAAGGCAGACGAGTCTAGGTTCAATTGATCGCCTAGGATCAAAACCAAATGTCGAAAGGACTTAGCCATGCTTTGCCGCTAGCGTGTTGTTGGGCGTGCTGTTAGATTTGTTTTTGCGACAAGCCTCAGAGCAATACAAAACCTGATCCCAGTTTTTGGCCCAAGCTTTGCGCCAGGTCATATCGCGCCCGCACACAGTGCAGGGCTTGCTGGGAAGGCTTTGTTTGTTGCCCTTGAACGTGATCTTCATGGGGCTATTTTGACTTGAACCTGCAAGCCAGTGCATACCGACTTGATAATGTCCCTAGTTAGACCGACATGAAACCAGAGCCCAATGCAGCATGCCCAAATCGCTTGAATCTTCCAAACCCTTGAGCGCCGGCGATATCTCCGCGGTCATTCAAATGGCTTGGGAAGATCGAACCACGTTTGAAACGATCTACGAAAGAACGGGCGTGACAGAACCCGGCGTGATCAAAATCATGCGAGCCGAACTCACGGCCAGTTCATTCAAGATGTGGCGCACCAGAATGCGGGGCAGGGTGACCAAGCACCGCGAATTGCGGAGTGCCGAAATGAAGTTCGATGATCGGGCCATTGCCGACCATCGAAGGGCGAACTGCTAATTCAGCGTTGAGCCGTTGCTGATCAACGGCCGAACGAACGGCCGCCGCCGTTGCCACCACCATAGCCGCCACCGCCGCCAGAGCGACCACCACGGCCGCCACCGCCACCAAATCCGCCGCCACCGCCGCCGCCATGACGGCGAGGACCACCACGGCCACCGCCCGCCAAGCTGTCGATGCTGGTGCGTGTTGGATCGGGTTGACCTCCGCCGCCACCGCTGTTGCGACGAGGTGCACCTTGACGTGCAAATTGGTTGGTCATGAGCGGATCAATGTGACGTGGCAATTCGTCGCCACGGGGGCCACGGTCATTGCGTCGGTCGTTGTGGCGGTCATTGCGATCGTTGAAACGATCGGAGGGCGCGCCATCAAAACTTCTTTCGGGACGATCTTGACGATCCCCGCGTGGGCCTTGTGAAGAACCGCCGCGACGTGATGGGGGAGGGCCGTTGCGTGAGCGTCCTGCTGCACCCTCGGGGCGAGGCTGGCCACCGCCACCGCCTTGGCCACCGGAGCGACCGCCACGACCGCCACCGCCACCTTCGCCGGCAGCGCCTTTGGATTCGCGAATGCGCTGCATCATGTCGGAGCGCGCAGCTTTGGCTGCAGCTTGCATCACATCACGGCTGGGTGGGCGACCCGCGCCGCCCCACAAAGTCTGGCGACCCATGGCAATGGGTTCCGCTTTCTCGCCTGGCTCGGGGCCAAAACCTTCGAGCAATTGAACTGGAATTTCTTGCTTGGTGAAGCGTTCGATTTCCATCATGAAACCTTCTTCGTCCAAGCACACCAAACTCACCGCTTCGCCGCTGGCGCCAGCACGACCCGTACGGCCAATGCGGTGCACATAGTCTTCAGAGACGTTGGGGATTTCGTAATTCACCACGTGTGGCAAATCTTCAATGTCGATGCCGCGGGCTGCAATGTCGGTGGCCACCAAGGCGCGAATATCGCCGCTCTTGAAACCTGCCAAAGCTTGTGTGCGTGCCGTCTGACTTTTGTTGCCGTGCAGCGCCATGGCTTTGATGCCATTCTTGGTCAAATACTCGGCCACATTGTTGGCGCCAAACTTGGTGCGAGTGAACACCAGCACTTGGCTCCAATTGTGTTGGTTGATGATGTGCACCAGCACTTCTTTTTTCTTGCCGCGACCCACAGGATGGATCACTTGAGAAATGCGCTGCACGGTCGTGTTGCTGGGCGTGACTTGAATGCTTTGTGGGTTCTTCAACAGCGTGGCGGCCAAGTCGCGAATTTCATCGCTGAACGTGGCAGAGAACAGCAGACTTTGCTTTTCTTTGGGCACCAGGGCCAAGACTTTCTTCACGTCATGGATAAATCCCATGTCGAGCATTCGGTCCGCTTCGTCCAAAACCAAAATTTCAATGCTCGACAAGTCGAGCAGGCCTTGGCCTTGCAGGTCGAGCAGGCGACCCGGTGTGGCAACCAACACGTCGACGCCGCGCTTGACACGGTCAACTTGGGGTTTCATGCCCACGCCGCCAAACACCACGGTGGATTGGAGGCTGAGGTACTTGCCGTAGTCTTTGACAGACTCTTCAACTTGGGCCGCCAATTCGCGGGTGGGGGTGAGCACCAAAGCGCGGATGGCTTTGCCGCCAAATTTGTTGCGACCGGCCTCGGTCAGGCTGAGCTTGTGCAGCACAGGCAGCATGAATGCAGCAGTTTTGCCGGTTCCTGTTTGGGCACCGGCCAACAGGTCGTGCCCTGCCAAGACGATAGGAATCGCTTGGGCCTGAATGGGCGTGGGTGTGTCGTAGCCTTGCTCTTGCACGGCTTGCAGAATGGCCGGAGCCAAATTCAATTCTTCAAATTTCATGATGGAGCGCTTATAGCGGCGCATGGCATCGGTTTGTCAGGCTGTTGGGAGACAGCCGCCAGTCAAAGACCGATGGGATTCACAGGTGGGCATGGAAACCACAGGCGAGAGCCTGGGTCAAACCCCAGCAGAAGTGCTGATGTTGCGGCAACTGGAGGCGGCAACAGGCTGATTGTCGCATGAAACGCAGCGTTCAAAAATTAATTCAAAAGATTGAATTTGTAACCCAGATGGAATTTTTTGGTGTTTAATTTAAAGTTCATACCAAATCCATTGAATTCGCCTTCATGAACATCTCCTCATTTCAAGCCTTGTGGGTGGTCAACCGGCGCTTTGGCATTCAATGCTTGATTCAAGTCATGTGCGGCCTGATCGCCATGGGCTCTGCGTCGGTGGCACTTGCCGAAACAAGCCGCTTAGATAAAGTGCTTCAAGCCAAGGAACTCAGAGCCTGTATCTGGCCAGAGTACTACAGCATTACCTACCGCAACCCCAAAACCCGCGAACTCAGCGGCATCGACATTGCCCTCACGCAAGAATTGGCCAAAGAATTGGGGGTGAAGGTGCGCTACGTTGACAGCAATTTTTCTCAACTCTACGACGCGCTAGAGCAAGACCGTTGTGATGTGGCCACCCACGCCATTGGTATCACGGCAGAGCGTTTGGCGCGCTTGCAGTTTTCGCAAGCCTATTTGAAGAGCGGCTTGTTTGCGGTCACGCTTAAAAACAAAGAAGGCCTGCAATCGTGGGACAGTCTCGATCAACCTGGTCGCGTGATTGCAGTGGCAGCTGGCACGCTGATGGAGGGCATCATGGCCAAGTCTTTGAAGAAAGCCAAATTGGTCAAAGTCCAAGCGCCGGGTACGCGAGAACAAGAAGTGCTGTCGGGCAGGGCGGATGCCTTCATGACCGACTATCCCTACAGCTTGCGAATGATTGAGTTGACCGATTGGGCGGCTGTCATTCCTGCGCCCAACAACATGCCCACCACCGAATACGCTTATGCATTTGCCAAAGGCGACAACAGTTTGCTGCTGCGCGTTGAGGCATTTTTAAGCAATGCCAAAAAAGATGGGCGTTTGTTGCAATTTGCCAAGCAACACAATTTAGACCCTATCGTGGTGTTGAAGTAAGCTCAACAAGCAAGCACTGAGTTCATGGCAATTGAAGTGGGTCATTCAAAGACATCGGCCGCGCTAGGGGTCTACCGGTTTGGTGCGGCAGTTGCCTTGTTCATTGGGGTCGTGTCGTCAGTGTATTTGTGGCAAGACAGGCAAGATACATTGGCGCGTGAACAAGCCCGAGGTGAGTTGCTGACACGCATTTTGTTCAATCATGTCAGTCGAACCTTAGAGTCCACCACCACCCTCATTACAGCCGTCAACCAATGGTCAGATGCCGACTTTCGGGATCAAGCCAAACTGCAAACGGCCATCGAAAAATCAAGCTTCATCCGATCTTTGTCGATGCTGTCGGAAAGCGGGCAAGTCTTGGCCAGTTCCGAAGAAGGGGTGGTTCATCACGTGGTGAAGTGGGCCTCTATGGGGCTTGAACGCGATGTCGGCAATGATTTGGCGGCGGGTCGCTGGCAGCCTGCGCGCAACCTTTTTGATCTGAACAATGGTCACGCGGGTCTGAAAGACATTGCCGTATTACCTCTGGCTTTGCGCACACAACGGCCCAATGGCCAAGTTGTTCGTTGGTTGGCGTTGATCAATCCAAAGGATTTGATCGATGGCTTTGCCGAGTCTGTGGATGCCGATTGCGATGCTGTCTACGTGTTTGATTATGCGGGTCGCATTTTGGCCAGCAGTTCAAAGCGATGGTTTCCCAATGATCAGGTATTTGGCAACATGCCGGCTGTTCAAAGTGTGTCTCGCAATCAAGAGTTTGGGCGTTACCTGCAAACCCAAACGGATGCGAAACAAGATGTTGAAAAATTGGAAGTTCATTTCCGAACGTCAGCCAATTTACCAGTGACGGTGGCTGTTGCCATTTCACGCAGCAGCGTAGAAGCGCAGTGGTGGTTGTCTTCCAAAGGTGTATTGGCGTTGTCGGTCATGATGTTGATCGCCACATATTTGCTCACCAGGCACATTGCCGCCATTTGGGTTCGGCGCGAGCAAGACAGCTTTGCCATGGCGCGTGCCTTGAATGCGGCCGAAACTGCCAACCAGGCCAAGTCCTCATTCTTGGCGCAAATGAGCCATGAAATCAGAACACCGATCAACAGCATGGTGGGCATGACCGAGTTGGCGCTGGGGACCCCCTTGAACCCGGAACAAAAGGGTTACTTGGAAATGTCTCGCACGGCATCCAAAAGTTTGCTGCGACTGATTGACGACATTTTGGATTTCACACGCTTAGGTGCCAATCGACTGACCTTGGATCGCACGGCCTTTGATTTGCACACGGCCTGTCAGCAGGCCATGAAGGGCTTCGCTTTTCAGGCTGAACAAAAAAAGATAGACCTTTATTTGGTGATCGATCCCGAGGTGCCCCAGTGGGTCATGGGCGATCCATTGCGATTAGGCCAAGTCTTGCAAAACTTGTTGGGCAATGCTTTGAAGTTCAGTGACACAGGATGGGTCAAACTTCATGTTCAATTTTTGTCGGAGCTGAACGCGCAAGTCAGATGTTCATTTGAAGTGACGGACACAGGCATTGGTATTCCGATCGAAAAAATGCATGTGATTTTTTCACCCTTCAGCCAAGCCGATGCGTCTGTCAATCGCAAATTTGGAGGCAGTGGTTTGGGCCTGTCGATTGCCAAGAACTTGGTCAATTTGATGAAGGGCGAGATCAGTGTTCATGCGCGCGAAGAGGGCGGCAGTGTGTTCACCTTCACGGCGCAATTTGAGCCGCTGACCCATGCCGACATTGAACACCAAGACACACGTCTGCAGGGTCATGGTTTTGATGCTTTGTCGCACTCGGTGGATGTGGTGTTGATCGAGTCCAATCCGTTTGCCCGAGAAATTTTGAAAACACTGCTGGCATCCCAGCAAATCACACCTCAAGAAATAGTCACCCCTGCGTCACTGCAGACTTGCTTGGAAGCGTGGTTGCAGCAAGGCCTTTCGCGTCAAACATTGTGGGTCATTGATCACAGCATGCTGGCCTTCATTGAGCCTGCCTTCATGTTGGCCCAAGACGCTCAAATGTGGCGCCAATTGTCCTGGGTGGTGCTATCGGATTTTGGTTTGAACCATGATGTGCAAAACCTGTGCGCAGTGGCCCGCACCTTGGGCGTCAAAGTGGCCAATTTGTACAAGCCGATCACGGCCCAAGAATTGAACAGAACCCTGATTCAACTGACCCAGCGGGATGAGTTGAGTGATCAACTGACCTCAACTCAAAAGCCTAAAGCGCAACATGCGGGCCATGTCTTGGTTGTGGAAGACACACCCATGAATCAGCAGTTGGCGCAGTGGACTTTGCAAAAGTTGGGGTGCACAGTGGACATTGCCGAGAATGGCGAAGTTGCGCTGCAAAAAATCCGCACATCAGCTTACGATTTGATCTTGATGGACTTGCAAATGCCCGGCATGGATGGGCTCACGGCCACCTACGAAATCCGGCGCATTGAAATCACCGAGGCTTTGCGAATGACGCCCATCGTGGCCATGACTGCCCACGTGTTGGACGAGGACCGCGTTTTGGCCCAAAAGGCAGGCATGCAAGACTTTCTCATCAAGCCAGTGTCTGCGTCTGAATTTCAGCGTGTTTTGAAACGTTTTTTATAAGCAAGCTCGCGCTATGAGCCTGGCCGCAGTCGATAATCCTGACTAGATTCTCAGACAAACGCAAGCTTCATTTCATGGCCCACGCACTTCAACCAGGATTCATGGTGTTCCATGGCAACCGCCTGGAAGACCTGCGCGATCTCACGTTAGGCTTGCTGAAAAACAATCCCTTGCCGCCCTTGGTGCCCGAAACTCTGCTGGTGCAAAGCAATGGCATGAAGCACTGGTTAGAAATGGCATTGGCCGACGACAGTGCCATGGGCATTTGTGCGGCCACCCAAACCGAATTGCCCTCCAGCTTCGTTTGGCGAATGTACCGCTTGGTTCTGGGGCCCTCGGTCGTGCCGGTGGCCATGCCTTTTGACAAGCAAGCCTTGGTCTGGCGACTGTGGCGATTGCTGCCCGAATTTGCACAAACCCATCAAGTGGCCCCCTTGCTGGCCTATGTCAAAAACGATCCCTTGGGCCGGCAGCGTTATCAATTGGCGCAGCAAGTGGCCGATGTGTTTGACGGCTATCAAAGTTACCGTGCCGATTGGCTAAGCGATTGGGCCGAAGGGCGCTTCGTTTTGCAGCACATGGGTGAACGCAAAGCCTTGGCGCCCGATCAAGTGTGGCAAGCGCAGTTGTGGCAGTTGTTGCAGCAAGATGTGATGCAGACCCAAGTGCCCGAGTTGGCTTCGCAGTGCGTGTCCCGCGCAGAAGTGCACTCGCAATTCATGCGCAAGGTGCAACAACCCAGTGCTTTGATGCCAGAAGGTTTGCCGCCACGCATTGTGGTGTTTGGTATCTCCAACTTGCCGTTGCAGGTGGTGGAAGCCTTGGCGGCTTTGGGGCGTTGGTCGCAAGTCGTTTTGATGGTGCAAAACCCTTGCCAAGAATATTGGGGCCATGACATGGACCTGATGGCGCAGCAAAATTCTTTGCTGGCTTCGTGGGGTCAACAAGGCCGCGATTATTTGCATGCCCTTGAGCGCTTTGACCAACCCGAAAATGCCTTGAGCTTGATGAGCAAGCAAAGCTATTTTGTGGACCCTGCAGACGTCACTGCGCAGGCAAAGCCCACACGCTTGCAAAAAATTCAATCCGACATTCTTACCTTGAATCCGATGCCCGCCGCGCCAGAAGCGCTGGTCGACGATGGCAGCATTCAAATGGTCCAAGCACATTCTGCCCAACGCGAGGTCGAAATTTTGCATGACCGGCTTTGGGATTGGTTTGATCACAACCCCGCGTGGAAGCCTACGGATGTGATGGTGATGGTGCCCGACATGGCCACATTTGCAGCCCACATTCAGGCCGTGTTTGGCCGTTTTCCGCCGCAGCATCCACGGCACATTCCGTTTTCTGTTGCCGATACCACGCCTAGGCAAGTGCCTTTGGTGCAGGCGCTGGAGTTTTTGCTGAACTTACCAGAGGCCCGCATCACTTTGTCTGAGTGGCTCAGTTTGTTTGAAGTCTCAGCGATTCGTCGCAAGTTCCAAATGGACGAAGCCGATGTACACACCCTGAAAAACTGGTTGCAAGCGGCGGCTGTGCGTTGGGGTTTAGATCTGGCGCATCGCCAAAAGTGGGGCATCCCCACTGACATGCCGCATGCGCAGCAAAACACGTGGGCCTATGGCTTGCAGCGTTTGCTCTTGGGCTATGCCGCAGGTCAAGCTGATGGCAACGCAGCGTGGCAAGGTGTCTTGCCTTTACCGCAAGTGGCTGGCCTCAGTGCGCTAAAGGTGGGGCATCTGGCCAGTTGGCTAGAGGCTGTGGCCATCAGCCTTGAGCAGTTGTGCCATGCGCACACGCCTGCCCAATGGTCTGCGGTGATGCATGATTTGATGGCGCGCTTTTTTGAACCCGACAACGAAGCCGACGAGCGCATGTTGCTCCGCCTCAAACAAGAACTCACGCAATGGCAGTCGCTGTGTGATCAAGCGGGTCTGTCTGAGCCCTTGCCACTGACGGTGGTTCGCGAACATTGGCTTTCGGCTTTGGAATCGGCGGGCTTGCAGCAACGCTTCTTTGGCGGCGGCGTGCAGTTTTCCACCCTGATGCCCATGCGCGCCATTCCCTTTAAAGGCTTGTGCCTGTTGGGCATGAACGATGGTGCCTATCCTCGCCAAAGCACACCACGCGATTTTGATTTGATGACCGATCATTGGCGTGCAGGCGATCGCTCGCGACGCGAAGACGATCGCTATTTATTTTTAGAGGCATTTTTGTCTGCCCGTGAAAAGCTGTACATCAGTTGGCAAGGCCGACGAAGCACTGACAACCAGCTCATGCCGCCTTCGGTATTGGTCTCGCAATTGCGCGATGCCCTCAAAGCACGGTTTACGCCTGAAACACCAGCCTGCCTGCAGCCCTTGCAAGCTTTTTCTGCTCAATATTTTCAGCCGAATGCGAAGTTCTTCACATATGCGGACGATTGGGGAAAAGCGCAAGCTGCGCGTTCAGCTTTGATGGCTGCAGTTCAGCCACCATTGTTGAAAGAAGTACCAACGCAATCAGATGCCGATTTGCCCGTCATCACAGAATGGCCGATCAGCGAATGCATGCGCCTGCTCAAACAACCCGTTGAGGTCTATTGGCGCAGTCGATTAGGCGTGCAACTGAAGGGCCCCGAAGAGGCGCTGCAAGACGATGAGAATTTTGCACTCTCTGGCTTAGACCGTTACTTGGTCGGCCGCTCATTGCTTGAAGCGGACGACATCGCGCAACATCTGGAAGCAGAAACTTTGATGGGGCTGCTGCCCATGGGTGCAGCGGGTCAAGGCGTGTTGAAACAACAGTACGAGGCAGCGCTGCG is drawn from Limnohabitans sp. 103DPR2 and contains these coding sequences:
- a CDS encoding 2-hydroxyacid dehydrogenase, translated to MSIHHPEVVVTSRIPPFLTTGLQENFVVHERDHIRDRQVFGRVRALVGGGESKIDAAYMALFPALEMISVCGVGYDGVDVVAAKKRGIMVTHTPDVLNDDVADLALGLLLSVARKIPAADRFTRNADWLDGPFQLTRKLTGAKLGIVGMGRIGQAIAKRAAAFDMDISYHTRSQRNDVAYQYVANLVDLASKVDFLVAITPGGAGTKNLINAEVLKALGPQGFLVNVARGSVVDQTALIEALQKKTIAGAGLDVFVDEPNVPAELRKLDNVVLTPHIASGTVETRKAMSALALANLAAHFAGQPVKTPVPECRT
- a CDS encoding FadR/GntR family transcriptional regulator; amino-acid sequence: MIKNVHGNTVDFLGEAIVAGRYPVGGSLPPEPVLCEQLGVSRTVIRESVKSLVAKGLIFTGPKVGTRVLAEEHWNWFDTDVIAWQAKAGLTPEFLRDLQELRRVVEPAAVRLAAERATPADIEGVSAAYDGMKKAIEEGGDYVTHDMHFHTGMLVASHNRMIVQMSKALGALLRTSFEISTTRKDAPKAALPLHKAVLDAVIAKNPDKAEKAIRVLIEGAHQDMEHVLTTRRKLPSLAGPAKQIKAP
- a CDS encoding flavin reductase family protein, producing the protein MTHFYEPRLGHPFKHDPFNAIVGPRPIGWISSQSADGVLNLAPYSFFNAFNYVPPLIGFSSIGRKDSLNNIEATGEFVWNLVTQPQVEAMNQTCKAVAPEVNEFEIAGLSTAPSRLIKVPRVAQSPVSFECKCTQILQMKNLQGESIETWMVFGEVIGVHIEERLISDGIYDTANAQHVMRGGGPADYFSIGPEQLFKIYRP
- a CDS encoding cryptochrome/photolyase family protein — its product is MAKSFRHLVLILGDQLNLDSSALADFDPKQDAIWMAEVMEESTHVPSSKQRSTLFLSAMRHFAKSLLDKNWPVFYTRLNDANNTGTLAGELEKAIQAHQPQQLVITAPGEWRVLQSLRAVAKQQGLSLEIRDDTHFFSTVREFAEHAKGRKQLRQEFFYRELRQKTGVLMEGKKPVGGQWNFDEENRGSFGKQGPGKLPAPLRFEPDEITLEVMALVKDKLQQNPGALSSFGWPVTRHQALQALDSFIQHRLPSFGLYQDAMWEGEVWLYHSHISSALNLKLLNPREVVEAAEKAYQQGQVPLPAAEGFIRQVLGWREYVRGIYWTQMPEYVERNEMQATAKLPAFYWTGKTDMACMRDAIHQTLEHGYAHHIQRLMVTGLYALLLGVAPKEVHEWYLSVYVDAVEWVELPNTLGMSQFADGGVMASKPYVASGKYIDRMSNHCKGCKFNPALATGDTACPFTTLYWDYLNRHVDVLAKNPRMLMQLKNLNRLSDEARSEIASQANFIKIAS
- a CDS encoding DUF2256 domain-containing protein — translated: MKITFKGNKQSLPSKPCTVCGRDMTWRKAWAKNWDQVLYCSEACRKNKSNSTPNNTLAAKHG
- a CDS encoding TIGR03643 family protein; translation: MPKSLESSKPLSAGDISAVIQMAWEDRTTFETIYERTGVTEPGVIKIMRAELTASSFKMWRTRMRGRVTKHRELRSAEMKFDDRAIADHRRANC
- a CDS encoding DEAD/DEAH box helicase; amino-acid sequence: MKFEELNLAPAILQAVQEQGYDTPTPIQAQAIPIVLAGHDLLAGAQTGTGKTAAFMLPVLHKLSLTEAGRNKFGGKAIRALVLTPTRELAAQVEESVKDYGKYLSLQSTVVFGGVGMKPQVDRVKRGVDVLVATPGRLLDLQGQGLLDLSSIEILVLDEADRMLDMGFIHDVKKVLALVPKEKQSLLFSATFSDEIRDLAATLLKNPQSIQVTPSNTTVQRISQVIHPVGRGKKKEVLVHIINQHNWSQVLVFTRTKFGANNVAEYLTKNGIKAMALHGNKSQTARTQALAGFKSGDIRALVATDIAARGIDIEDLPHVVNYEIPNVSEDYVHRIGRTGRAGASGEAVSLVCLDEEGFMMEIERFTKQEIPVQLLEGFGPEPGEKAEPIAMGRQTLWGGAGRPPSRDVMQAAAKAARSDMMQRIRESKGAAGEGGGGGRGGRSGGQGGGGGQPRPEGAAGRSRNGPPPSRRGGSSQGPRGDRQDRPERSFDGAPSDRFNDRNDRHNDRRNDRGPRGDELPRHIDPLMTNQFARQGAPRRNSGGGGGQPDPTRTSIDSLAGGGRGGPRRHGGGGGGGFGGGGGRGGRSGGGGGYGGGNGGGRSFGR